Proteins encoded within one genomic window of Haloarcula marismortui ATCC 43049:
- a CDS encoding glycosyltransferase family 2 protein, with protein MYKGSTVGVVVPAHNEEGFIGEVIDSLPEYVDQVFVIDDCSTDGTWTEIKEYVDTEVKPASVTGDSAQQIVVADGAGTTVSESQTFLDKRIVPVRHQTNGGRGAAVQTGYELALMSDMDTVAVLDGDGQMDPNILDEILDPVVEGDADYAKGNRLISRRHCTQMSNWRLFGNALLTMLTKIASGHWQMRDPQNGYTAISATALDQLSLNDLFDDYGFLNDMLIQLDANGLTVQDVPMEALYGDESSGIRYSSFVPKLSMLLLRRFFWRIGKKFFRL; from the coding sequence GTGTATAAAGGCTCTACCGTCGGTGTCGTCGTTCCGGCACACAACGAAGAGGGGTTCATCGGTGAGGTCATCGACTCACTTCCGGAGTACGTCGATCAGGTGTTCGTTATCGACGACTGCTCGACAGATGGCACATGGACCGAAATCAAGGAATACGTGGATACTGAGGTGAAACCCGCAAGTGTGACCGGGGACTCCGCACAACAAATAGTTGTCGCCGACGGGGCCGGGACAACGGTATCTGAAAGCCAGACGTTTCTCGATAAGCGGATCGTCCCAGTCCGTCATCAGACTAACGGCGGTCGCGGGGCTGCCGTACAAACCGGATACGAGCTAGCGCTTATGAGCGACATGGATACGGTTGCAGTCCTTGATGGCGACGGCCAGATGGACCCGAACATCCTCGATGAGATACTCGACCCAGTCGTTGAGGGGGATGCGGATTACGCGAAAGGCAACCGCCTCATATCGCGACGCCACTGTACTCAGATGTCCAACTGGCGGCTGTTCGGGAATGCGCTCCTCACGATGCTGACCAAGATTGCCAGCGGACACTGGCAAATGCGCGACCCACAGAACGGATACACCGCGATTTCCGCGACGGCGCTTGACCAGCTCTCGCTGAACGATCTGTTTGACGACTACGGATTTCTGAACGATATGCTCATTCAGTTAGACGCCAATGGACTGACTGTTCAGGATGTGCCGATGGAGGCGCTTTATGGCGACGAGTCGAGCGGAATCAGATACAGTTCGTTCGTTCCGAAGCTCTCTATGCTGCTCCTGCGACGGTTCTTCTGGCGAATCGGTAAGAAGTTCTTCAGACTGTGA
- a CDS encoding DUF1616 domain-containing protein, with amino-acid sequence MVGWSSSLLRVADLVAVILLTMLAIAATFVSESLLRTVVTIPFLFFAPGYSVVVAMFPHRRSSLDGERLFGSEALLLGIATSIGLAIIVGVNLEYTVWDIAAVPVMVALSSIALLSATVAMYRRLSPLNETSPTTFGGSSDRAKTPNIGDSIQLSSVIVAVSVLVAVLSVGVVALDPPRGERYTEFGLLTEAENGTLVADNYPSEISAGDQETLYFTVTNREMQTKQYTVVITLVATNEDGDAIQRARLDSFRNEVAAEETWRQEHTVEPLLSGERLRLTYLLYDGTIPEQPTAQNSYRELHVWLDVS; translated from the coding sequence ATGGTTGGATGGTCCTCATCTCTGTTGCGAGTGGCCGATTTGGTGGCCGTCATTCTGCTTACCATGCTGGCGATCGCGGCAACTTTCGTGTCGGAGTCACTGCTGCGAACCGTGGTGACGATACCGTTTCTGTTCTTCGCCCCTGGATACTCGGTGGTGGTGGCCATGTTCCCACACCGGCGCTCGTCACTCGACGGCGAGCGGTTGTTCGGCTCCGAGGCGCTTCTGTTGGGTATAGCTACCAGCATTGGCCTAGCGATTATCGTCGGGGTGAATCTCGAGTACACGGTCTGGGATATCGCCGCAGTCCCAGTGATGGTTGCCCTGTCGTCAATAGCGCTTCTATCGGCCACTGTCGCGATGTATCGCCGACTGTCGCCTCTCAACGAGACCTCACCTACTACGTTTGGTGGCTCATCGGACCGAGCCAAGACCCCGAATATAGGCGACTCGATACAGCTCAGCTCGGTCATCGTTGCTGTCTCTGTCCTCGTCGCAGTACTCAGCGTCGGCGTTGTCGCACTGGACCCGCCCCGCGGTGAGCGGTATACGGAGTTTGGTCTCCTTACCGAGGCGGAGAACGGAACCCTCGTCGCTGACAACTATCCGTCCGAGATATCGGCTGGCGACCAGGAAACACTGTATTTCACGGTCACGAACCGTGAGATGCAAACCAAACAGTACACCGTTGTGATTACGCTCGTCGCGACGAACGAGGACGGAGACGCAATCCAGCGTGCGCGATTGGATTCTTTCAGAAACGAAGTCGCTGCCGAAGAGACGTGGCGGCAAGAACACACGGTTGAACCCCTGCTGAGCGGTGAGCGGTTACGGCTTACGTATCTGCTTTACGACGGGACTATCCCCGAACAGCCCACGGCCCAGAACAGCTACCGGGAACTCCACGTCTGGCTTGACGTGTCGTAG